The nucleotide window TGCTCCttagttttaaaaacattttgacataGCTCACACTGTTGTCGATGTTCATCTTTGGTATGAGATCTAAGATACGCCTTAGTTGCAAAGTActtctgacagtgctcacactgataGCGTTTCTCTTTAATGTGGGTTCGAATATGTGATTCAAACTGCCCCTTagttttaaaaaccttttgacAGAGCTCACACTGATGGCATCGTTGATGTTCATCTTTGGTATGAGATCTAAGATACGCCTTAGTTGCAAAGTActtctgacagtgctcacactgataGCGTTTCTCTTTAATATGGGTTCGAATATGTGATTCAAACTGCCCCTTagttttaaaaaccttttgacAGAGCTCACACTGGTGGCGTCGTCGATGTTCATCTTTGGTATGAGATCCAAGATGCTCCTTAGTTGCAAAGTActtctgacagtgctcacactggtagcgtttctctttagtgtgtgaTTGAATATGTGTTTTCAGAGTACCCTTTCGTGAAAAGCATTTTTGACACTGCACACATTGATAggttttctctttggtgtgagtcccGATGTGATCTTTGAGCAAGCTCCTTGATGCATAGCATTTCTGACATTTCTTATGTGTACACCGAAATGGCTTCTCTTTGTGCAGTCTGATGTGGTTTTTGATACTATTTATCTCtaaaaagcatttctgacaatactggcATTGATAAAGTTTCTCGTTGGCGTGAGTTCGAATGTGTGCCTTAAAACTGTCACGTGTATAGTATTTGTGACAATACCAACATTGATCCATTTTTGATGCATTGTGAATAAAGGTGTgcgattcaagttgaatcttatCCGCAAAACACATCTGACACTCCttacactgaaagggtttctctgaATTGTGAGTGCTGGTCATGTGCACCTGGAGATTACCCTTGCTTACAAAACTCTTCTCACAATACTCACATGAATACACGTTGATTACATCTTTTGTGCTTTGTACTTGGAGTTGATAGCTGTGTGAAAAATCCTGTTTCTTATTTGTGTGTATTGCAATGTGTTTTTTAAGAAAATGTCTTTGTGAAAAGGATTTTTGACAATGCTCGCATCTATAGGGATTTATTTTGGTATGTGTTCGGATGTGTTGTGTCAGAGTGCTACTTTGTGTGAAACATTTGTGACAATGCACACATTTATAAAGCATCTCTTTGCTAGTTCTGATGTGTATTTTGCGAGTACTTTGTGTAGCCAATCGACTCTTACCATCACAGTCATGCGCAATTTCCAAGTGTTCTTTCAAATGGCTTTTTCCTACGAAACACTCCTTACAAATCTGACACTGAAAAAATAATCCAGCAACTTGCCCACTTTTGTTTTCACGTTTCTGGTTCCTTTTGGCACAAACTCTTTTTTGATGATGTGGCTCCCTGTTATCATTGTCCACATGTGTTTTCAAGTGTTCATCTAAATGACTTTTCCCCACGAAGCACTCCTCACAGATCTCACACTGAAAGAATAGTCCTGTAACCTTCCCACTGTTGTTTTCATTGTTATGTTTCTGGTTGTTTTTGACACAAGCTCTAGTGTACTTAAGCATGTGTCTTTTTTGATGACGCTGGAGTACATCAAAAGAGGCCAAAGTAATTTTGCATAACTTACATGTAAATGGCCTGAACAGTTCCATTATAGATCGAGCTCAATTCTAGCACAAATTAAGTCTGAAGTCACTGCATGGTTACACCCAATCAACCTGAAATAGATAAGATATATTATGTTATTTTCTTCAAAACGACTTGAAATCATGAAGACCATTTGATTCTCAGGGGGCATGGGAGT belongs to Amphiura filiformis chromosome 18, Afil_fr2py, whole genome shotgun sequence and includes:
- the LOC140138692 gene encoding uncharacterized protein, with translation MELFRPFTCKLCKITLASFDVLQRHQKRHMLKYTRACVKNNQKHNNENNSGKVTGLFFQCEICEECFVGKSHLDEHLKTHVDNDNREPHHQKRVCAKRNQKRENKSGQVAGLFFQCQICKECFVGKSHLKEHLEIAHDCDGKSRLATQSTRKIHIRTSKEMLYKCVHCHKCFTQSSTLTQHIRTHTKINPYRCEHCQKSFSQRHFLKKHIAIHTNKKQDFSHSYQLQVQSTKDVINVYSCEYCEKSFVSKGNLQVHMTSTHNSEKPFQCKECQMCFADKIQLESHTFIHNASKMDQCWYCHKYYTRDSFKAHIRTHANEKLYQCQYCQKCFLEINSIKNHIRLHKEKPFRCTHKKCQKCYASRSLLKDHIGTHTKEKTYQCVQCQKCFSRKGTLKTHIQSHTKEKRYQCEHCQKYFATKEHLGSHTKDEHRRRHQCELCQKVFKTKGQFESHIRTHIKEKRYQCEHCQKYFATKAYLRSHTKDEHQRCHQCELCQKVFKTKGQFESHIRTHIKEKRYQCEHCQKYFATKAYLRSHTKDEHRQQCELCQNVFKTKEQLESHTIIHTKEKTYQCTYCQKYFADNSYLQEHIDKTHNKKKLQCPHCPQCLQTNCKLKEHIRKIHTKEKPYTCQHCQTRFSCKTSLQIHITRFHPKEKPYQCEQCQMWFAIKSQFKSHTRSHVKTFQCEYCQKSFTHRGCLNEHIRTHHTKEKPYRCHYCQKCFTQNCKLTNHIKIHTKEKPYQCQYCQKRFAQSSNHKLHVRTHNKEKSYQCEYTLAKLRN